Proteins encoded by one window of Rouxiella chamberiensis:
- the sctW gene encoding type III secretion system gatekeeper subunit SctW, with translation MKIGGSEYGHLSALRVREQQRDKAQLQKETSNAKVNDEAYLEDQALLILDEDSSADLLARASQSVDEGLQASSQFRSRRDLSLKSGTDAENNFDSILDDNSLKKLELLLKMVSGVSRSSIKDMLFKFFKQFPDDSDRVIILRKALKRADINENLKPIIKLLLKQLEQSSEPKALKAGINVALKARLFGQTLGVSPALLRSTYRGFLESHGDEIETYMSWISLFGYQKRHHIMKFIEEALLQDIDSLVPSCSPPEFGEVLAKLNQLKKMRTLENTFISSLLSRNPIFDINGSEKSWLLFLFCIIKDPAGIKNYLADVSPSLEGKSASIKAQFYQAVYLLCKNIPEEFFADENGRLDVETELNSRINEFFKLELLNSRI, from the coding sequence ATGAAGATAGGCGGGAGTGAATACGGACATCTTTCTGCTCTCCGGGTCAGAGAACAGCAGCGAGATAAAGCCCAGCTGCAGAAAGAAACCTCCAATGCCAAGGTCAATGATGAAGCTTACCTTGAAGATCAGGCATTGCTGATTCTTGATGAAGACTCATCGGCAGATTTGCTTGCCCGAGCCTCCCAGTCTGTCGATGAGGGGCTGCAGGCCTCATCACAGTTTAGATCCAGACGCGATCTTTCTCTTAAAAGCGGCACCGATGCCGAAAACAACTTCGACTCGATTCTGGATGACAATTCGCTTAAGAAGTTGGAATTGCTGCTTAAGATGGTTTCGGGGGTATCGCGTAGCAGTATCAAAGATATGCTTTTCAAGTTTTTCAAACAGTTTCCTGATGATAGCGACCGGGTCATTATATTGAGAAAAGCCCTGAAAAGGGCGGATATTAACGAAAATCTCAAACCCATCATCAAGCTTTTACTTAAACAGCTTGAGCAGTCATCTGAACCAAAAGCGTTAAAGGCAGGCATCAACGTTGCCTTAAAAGCACGATTGTTTGGTCAAACGTTGGGGGTAAGTCCAGCCCTGCTGAGAAGCACCTATAGAGGTTTTCTTGAAAGCCACGGCGATGAAATAGAAACCTATATGAGTTGGATATCTCTCTTCGGCTATCAAAAAAGACATCACATAATGAAATTTATTGAAGAGGCATTGCTCCAGGATATCGATTCGCTGGTGCCAAGCTGTTCTCCTCCAGAGTTTGGCGAAGTTTTGGCTAAATTAAATCAATTGAAAAAGATGAGAACACTGGAGAACACCTTTATCAGTAGCTTGCTTTCCAGAAATCCCATATTTGATATCAATGGTTCAGAAAAATCATGGTTACTCTTTCTGTTTTGCATCATCAAGGACCCCGCGGGAATAAAAAACTATCTTGCAGACGTAAGTCCGTCATTGGAAGGTAAAAGCGCCAGTATAAAAGCCCAGTTTTATCAGGCTGTTTATTTACTTTGCAAAAATATACCGGAAGAGTTTTTCGCTGATGAAAATGGAAGGCTTGACGTTGAGACCGAACTGAATTCAAGAATAAATGAATTTTTCAAACTTGAATTACTCAACAGTAGAATTTGA